In Rubrivirga marina, the following are encoded in one genomic region:
- the purF gene encoding amidophosphoribosyltransferase has product MDKPRDHCGLFGVYNHPDAARLTYFGLHALQHRGQESAGIVTSVYDEAKGRKVMPVLKDFGLVLDVFDNKDEFDDTLVGDAAIGHTRYSTSGSATNPANIQPFVVHDREGHFALAHNGNLSNARAIRDQLVEKGTLFNSSSDTELILHLAAQSREAGPVARMVDALHQCQGAFSLVILTDDALIAARDPNGFRPLALGKLPPADGREHPAWVVASETCAFDIVGAEYVRDIEPGEILVIDREGIQRVGTGGDFNGVCMPRKDGVSQCVFEYVYFSRPDSKIFGATVDKVRRKMGKRLAHDAPVPHIEKGDGKRPIVMSVPDSSNTAAIGYVSESNKMGHRCKLDIGLIRNHYVGRTFISPGQSTREQRVRTKFNPIRGVLEGRVVVMVDDSIVRGTTARQLVKMVREAGAAEVHFRSASPPVRWPCFYGMDFPSREELAANKHGAVDAIAEWLGVDSLGYLSVEGMLDAVEEAHESRDRYCHACFSGTYPVPVETGVVKEENDW; this is encoded by the coding sequence GTGGACAAACCGCGCGACCACTGCGGCCTCTTCGGCGTGTACAACCACCCCGACGCGGCCCGGCTGACCTACTTCGGCCTCCACGCCCTCCAGCACCGCGGCCAGGAGTCGGCCGGCATCGTCACGAGCGTCTACGACGAGGCGAAGGGCCGGAAGGTCATGCCCGTCCTGAAAGACTTCGGGCTCGTGCTCGACGTGTTCGACAACAAGGACGAGTTCGACGACACGCTCGTCGGCGACGCGGCCATCGGGCACACGCGGTACTCGACGTCGGGGAGCGCGACGAACCCGGCTAACATCCAGCCGTTCGTCGTCCACGACCGGGAGGGCCACTTCGCCCTCGCCCACAACGGCAACCTCTCGAACGCGCGCGCCATCCGCGATCAGCTCGTCGAGAAGGGGACGCTCTTCAACTCGTCGTCCGACACGGAGCTGATCCTCCACCTCGCGGCGCAGAGCCGGGAGGCCGGGCCGGTCGCCCGGATGGTCGACGCGCTCCACCAGTGCCAGGGCGCGTTCTCGCTCGTCATCCTGACCGACGACGCGCTCATCGCGGCCCGCGACCCCAACGGGTTCCGCCCGCTCGCCCTCGGGAAGCTCCCCCCCGCCGACGGCCGTGAACACCCGGCCTGGGTGGTGGCCTCCGAGACGTGCGCGTTCGACATCGTCGGGGCCGAGTACGTCCGCGACATCGAGCCCGGCGAGATCCTGGTCATCGACCGCGAGGGCATCCAGCGCGTGGGGACCGGCGGCGACTTCAACGGCGTGTGCATGCCGCGCAAGGACGGCGTGAGCCAGTGCGTCTTCGAGTACGTCTACTTCTCGCGGCCCGACTCGAAGATCTTCGGCGCGACCGTCGACAAGGTCCGTCGGAAGATGGGCAAGCGGCTCGCGCACGACGCGCCGGTCCCGCACATCGAGAAGGGGGACGGGAAGCGGCCCATCGTCATGTCCGTCCCGGACTCGTCGAACACGGCCGCCATCGGCTACGTGTCGGAGTCGAACAAGATGGGTCACCGGTGCAAGCTCGACATCGGCCTCATCCGCAACCACTACGTCGGGCGGACCTTCATCTCGCCGGGCCAGTCGACGCGGGAGCAGCGCGTCCGGACAAAGTTCAACCCGATCCGGGGCGTCCTCGAAGGGCGCGTCGTGGTGATGGTGGACGACTCGATCGTGCGCGGGACGACGGCGCGCCAACTCGTCAAGATGGTCCGCGAGGCCGGCGCGGCCGAGGTCCACTTCCGGTCGGCCAGCCCGCCGGTGCGGTGGCCGTGCTTCTACGGGATGGACTTCCCCTCCCGCGAGGAGCTCGCCGCCAACAAGCACGGGGCCGTCGACGCCATCGCCGAGTGGCTCGGCGTCGACTCGCTGGGCTACCTCTCGGTCGAGGGCATGCTGGACGCGGTCGAGGAGGCCCACGAGAGCCGCGATCGGTACTGCCACGCGTGCTTCTCGGGGACGTACCCGGTGCCGGTCGAGACGGGCGTGGTCAAGGAGGAGAACGACTGGTAG
- the mazG gene encoding nucleoside triphosphate pyrophosphohydrolase has translation MPTLRHTPFPYDVADLGLSDDDRAAAHARLFEDFVAIVRRLRRECPWDVQQTHDSTKHLTIEEAYELVDAIDAGDPDETKKELGDLFLHVLFHAHIAETDGTFDLADVMRAEMTKLVRRHPHVFGDEVVGGTGDVLRNWEAIKRAERAEAGTEEAGPSALDGVPDALPALLRAERVQEKAAAVGFDFPTAEDAWAKVREEAEEVREAADLDALEDEVGDLLFAVVNYARLRGVVPETALRRTVAKFSRRFRAVEADLGDRLAEAGLEEMDAAWDAAKAEEPR, from the coding sequence GTGCCAACCCTGCGTCACACCCCGTTCCCTTACGACGTCGCCGACCTCGGGCTGAGCGACGACGACCGAGCCGCCGCCCACGCGCGCCTGTTCGAAGACTTCGTGGCGATCGTCCGCCGGCTCCGCCGCGAGTGCCCGTGGGACGTCCAGCAGACCCACGACTCGACGAAGCACCTCACCATCGAGGAGGCCTACGAGCTCGTCGACGCCATCGACGCGGGCGACCCGGACGAGACGAAGAAAGAGCTCGGCGACCTGTTCCTCCACGTCCTCTTCCACGCCCACATCGCCGAGACCGACGGGACGTTCGACCTCGCCGACGTCATGCGGGCCGAGATGACGAAGCTCGTCCGCCGCCACCCGCACGTGTTCGGCGACGAGGTCGTCGGCGGGACCGGCGACGTCCTCCGCAACTGGGAGGCCATCAAGCGCGCCGAGCGGGCCGAAGCGGGGACGGAGGAGGCCGGGCCGTCGGCGCTCGATGGGGTGCCCGACGCGCTCCCCGCGCTCCTCCGCGCCGAGCGGGTCCAGGAGAAGGCCGCCGCCGTCGGATTCGACTTCCCGACGGCCGAGGACGCGTGGGCCAAGGTCCGTGAGGAGGCCGAGGAGGTCCGCGAGGCCGCCGACCTCGACGCGCTCGAGGACGAGGTCGGCGACCTCCTTTTCGCCGTCGTCAACTACGCACGGCTGCGGGGCGTCGTCCCCGAGACTGCGCTCCGCCGGACCGTGGCCAAGTTCTCGCGGCGGTTCCGCGCCGTCGAGGCCGACCTCGGCGACCGGCTCGCCGAGGCGGGGTTGGAGGAGATGGACGCGGCGTGGGACGCCGCGAAGGCGGAGGAGCCGCGCTGA
- a CDS encoding single-stranded DNA-binding protein, with amino-acid sequence MARGVNKVILIGNLGQDPELRYTGSGTAVCNMRLATTETYKDRDGNQVETTEWHNVVAWSRLAEICGEYLKKGSQVYFEGQLQTRQWEDRDGNTRYTTEVKVREMTMLGGRDSGGSSGGGDYDFDQSSPQQRSSSNGGGGGGQRQQPARQSAPAQNDDYSFEPDDDLPF; translated from the coding sequence ATGGCACGCGGAGTCAACAAAGTCATCCTCATCGGCAACCTCGGCCAGGACCCCGAGCTCCGGTACACCGGCAGCGGCACCGCCGTCTGCAACATGCGCCTCGCCACGACCGAGACGTACAAGGACCGGGACGGCAACCAGGTCGAGACCACCGAGTGGCACAACGTGGTCGCGTGGAGCCGCCTCGCGGAGATCTGCGGCGAGTACCTCAAGAAGGGCTCGCAGGTCTACTTCGAGGGCCAGCTCCAGACCCGCCAGTGGGAGGACCGCGACGGCAACACGCGCTACACGACCGAGGTCAAGGTCCGCGAGATGACCATGCTCGGCGGCCGCGACTCCGGCGGCTCGTCGGGCGGCGGCGACTACGACTTCGACCAGTCGAGCCCGCAGCAGCGGTCGTCGTCCAACGGAGGCGGTGGCGGCGGTCAGCGTCAGCAGCCGGCCCGCCAGTCGGCCCCGGCCCAGAACGACGACTACTCGTTCGAGCCGGACGACGACCTCCCGTTCTGA
- the hisB gene encoding imidazoleglycerol-phosphate dehydratase HisB: MAPLPPRSARVERQTAETTVHLTLDLDAADPTYRNATGVGFLDHMLDLFARHGRFGLTVEAEGDLHVDDHHTVEDVGICLGRALWEALGDKAYVTRYGEATVPMDEALARAVVDLSGRSYLVFEAHFDRERVGDLSTELVEHFWWSVAEHARLTLHLDVLRGRNDHHRIEALFKAAARALRQAVARDAEGDRLPSTKEAL; encoded by the coding sequence ATGGCCCCGCTCCCCCCCCGCTCCGCCCGCGTCGAGCGCCAGACGGCCGAGACGACCGTCCACCTCACGCTCGACCTCGACGCCGCCGACCCGACCTACCGGAACGCCACCGGCGTCGGGTTCCTCGACCACATGCTCGACCTGTTCGCCCGCCACGGCCGGTTCGGGCTGACCGTCGAGGCCGAGGGCGACCTCCACGTCGACGACCACCACACGGTCGAGGACGTCGGCATCTGCCTCGGCCGCGCGCTCTGGGAGGCGCTCGGGGACAAGGCCTACGTCACGCGCTACGGCGAGGCGACGGTCCCCATGGACGAGGCCCTCGCCCGCGCCGTCGTCGACCTCTCCGGCCGGTCGTACCTGGTCTTCGAGGCCCATTTCGACCGCGAGCGCGTCGGCGACCTCTCGACGGAGCTCGTGGAACACTTCTGGTGGAGCGTCGCCGAGCACGCCCGGCTCACGCTTCACCTCGACGTCCTCCGCGGCCGGAACGACCACCACCGGATCGAGGCGCTGTTCAAGGCCGCCGCCCGCGCGCTCCGCCAGGCGGTCGCCCGCGACGCCGAGGGCGACCGCCTGCCAAGCACGAAGGAGGCGCTGTAG
- a CDS encoding carbohydrate binding family 9 domain-containing protein encodes MLRSLLLAALALGAPAVAQTSAPADDLPTPAPTEREIWATFTDEAPRIDGHLDELLWRRVEPVRLFTQVWPDTGAPATEETEAYVAYDHDNLYVAFRMLDSEPHLIRAKNLERGGRNDRDDHAYIGLDTYRDGRNAYLFEMNALGTQDDATITDEGLTIDSFSWDAVFRSETVIDETGWTMEVAIPFRQLRFPEGDDLAFGLMLSRTINRKNERVLWPEIGLDRGSSFAALATVSQYGVLRGLKGIRRGRNLEIKPYGITGAQQTRPDLGLPDTEAEVTADAGVDIKYGISSNLTMDLTVNTDFAQVEADNVQINLSRFGLFFPEKREFFLERSGLFEHGNARSTQTFFSRRIGLTEDILAGARVTGQVGPFSGGVLNIETGPGMGDLFGTQSTNNTVARLRTDVLPRATVGGIVTNLQTSDRFNRAAGVDGQVRFGANSLVDAWATQVWDSDPDLNSAAGHALVQLATDEVGANVAFTSVGSTYAPALGFVRRQDMRRVAGGAFYRPLVSIPGLPIVRRLAIQTEGAYITGQDGEVQTTELGAEVRADLYRRDVVGLSVNRQFERLEVPFAIREDEIVAPGDYAFVQAGLQGETDSSRPLFASGGVATGGFFGGTRTDLGVNAGWRQSQHLVLEGGLNHSVIDLGNGSFSATVASLSALTAFSRTLFGRTLVQYDNFSQELQANVRLDWIHTPGSDLFVVFNTAYGLEDDADPFDPRRTLSFRDRVAIVKLTYLVLI; translated from the coding sequence ATGCTCCGCTCGCTCCTCCTCGCTGCCCTCGCCCTGGGGGCGCCCGCCGTCGCGCAGACGTCGGCCCCGGCCGACGACCTCCCGACCCCGGCGCCGACCGAGCGCGAGATCTGGGCCACGTTCACCGACGAGGCCCCGCGGATCGACGGTCACCTCGACGAGCTCCTGTGGCGACGGGTCGAGCCCGTGCGCCTGTTCACGCAGGTCTGGCCAGACACCGGCGCGCCTGCGACCGAAGAGACCGAGGCCTACGTCGCATACGACCACGACAACCTCTACGTGGCGTTCCGGATGCTCGACAGCGAGCCCCACCTCATCCGCGCCAAGAACCTCGAGCGCGGCGGGCGCAACGACCGCGACGACCACGCCTACATCGGCCTCGACACCTACCGCGACGGCCGCAACGCGTACCTCTTCGAGATGAACGCGCTCGGCACCCAGGACGACGCGACGATCACCGACGAGGGCCTCACGATCGACAGCTTCTCGTGGGACGCCGTGTTCCGCTCCGAGACGGTCATCGACGAGACCGGCTGGACGATGGAGGTCGCCATCCCCTTCCGCCAGCTCCGCTTCCCCGAGGGCGACGACCTCGCGTTCGGCCTCATGCTCTCGCGGACGATCAACCGGAAGAACGAGCGCGTCCTGTGGCCCGAGATCGGACTCGACCGGGGCAGCAGCTTCGCCGCGCTCGCCACGGTCTCGCAGTACGGCGTCCTCCGCGGGCTGAAGGGGATCCGCCGCGGCCGGAACCTCGAGATCAAGCCCTACGGCATCACCGGCGCTCAGCAGACCCGCCCCGACCTCGGCCTCCCGGACACCGAGGCCGAGGTCACCGCCGACGCCGGCGTAGACATCAAGTACGGCATCTCGTCCAACCTGACGATGGATCTCACGGTCAACACCGACTTCGCGCAGGTCGAGGCCGACAACGTCCAGATCAACCTCAGCCGGTTCGGGCTGTTCTTCCCGGAGAAGCGGGAGTTCTTCCTCGAGCGCTCGGGCCTGTTCGAGCACGGCAACGCGCGCTCGACGCAGACCTTCTTCTCGCGCCGGATCGGGCTGACGGAAGACATCCTCGCCGGCGCCCGCGTGACGGGGCAGGTTGGGCCGTTCTCGGGCGGGGTCCTCAACATCGAGACGGGGCCCGGGATGGGCGACCTCTTCGGCACGCAGTCGACCAACAACACGGTCGCGCGGCTCCGGACGGACGTGCTCCCGCGCGCGACGGTCGGCGGGATCGTGACGAACCTCCAGACCAGCGACCGCTTCAACCGCGCCGCCGGCGTCGACGGGCAGGTCCGGTTCGGAGCGAACAGCCTCGTCGACGCGTGGGCGACGCAGGTGTGGGACTCCGACCCGGACCTGAACAGCGCGGCCGGCCACGCGCTCGTCCAGCTGGCGACCGACGAGGTCGGGGCGAACGTGGCGTTCACGAGCGTGGGCTCGACGTACGCCCCCGCGCTCGGGTTCGTCCGCCGGCAGGACATGCGGCGCGTCGCCGGCGGCGCGTTCTACCGCCCGCTCGTGTCGATCCCCGGCCTCCCGATCGTCCGCCGGCTGGCGATCCAAACGGAGGGCGCGTACATCACGGGGCAGGACGGCGAGGTCCAGACGACCGAGCTCGGCGCCGAGGTCCGCGCCGACCTGTACCGCCGCGACGTGGTCGGGCTGAGCGTCAACCGCCAGTTCGAGCGGCTGGAGGTCCCATTCGCCATCCGCGAGGACGAGATCGTCGCGCCGGGCGACTACGCGTTCGTGCAGGCCGGGCTCCAGGGCGAGACCGACTCCAGCCGCCCCCTCTTCGCATCGGGCGGCGTCGCGACCGGCGGGTTCTTTGGCGGCACGCGGACTGACCTCGGTGTCAACGCGGGCTGGCGGCAGTCCCAGCACCTCGTGCTCGAGGGCGGCCTGAATCACTCGGTCATCGACCTCGGCAACGGGTCCTTCTCGGCGACGGTCGCCTCGCTCTCCGCGCTGACAGCCTTCAGCCGGACGCTCTTCGGGCGGACGCTCGTCCAGTACGACAACTTCTCGCAGGAGCTCCAGGCCAACGTCCGCCTCGACTGGATCCACACGCCCGGGAGCGACCTGTTCGTCGTGTTCAACACGGCCTACGGCCTCGAAGACGACGCCGACCCGTTCGACCCGCGCCGGACGCTGTCCTTCCGCGACCGCGTCGCCATCGTCAAGCTGACGTACCTCGTGCTGATCTGA
- a CDS encoding hemolysin family protein, whose product MAIQIGAFVLLLALSALFSGSEVALFSVSAGDREDLGDDPGTDAARVRKLLDRPRRLLAAILLLNTIVNVGAAILSTQLMLAASVAFAWEPWVALTANVVGLTFILLVTSEIAPKLIASRQPVRFARTVSGPLTPFIRFVTPLADLLAALASAVQSRFRHEAEPLSSDDIKSMADVGEAEGSIGEEERALIHSIVEFGETTVREVMVSRVDMQALGADASLDEALGLIRESGHSRFPLFREHLDNVLGVVYAKDLLPSLDGEGTTPDWEAIARRPLFVPPTKTLDDMLADFQGSSTHMAIVVDEYGGTAGLVTLEDLLEEVVGEIRDELDVDDDRLVHAVEPGVFRAEARIDLDDLAEAVGVELDTDDFDFETLGGLILHLAGDIPSPGDEVRHEGLVLRVESVEDNRILDVRVETVPEPETPEA is encoded by the coding sequence TTGGCGATTCAGATCGGCGCGTTCGTGCTCCTGCTGGCCCTGTCGGCCCTGTTCTCGGGGTCCGAGGTGGCCCTGTTCTCCGTGTCGGCCGGCGACCGCGAGGACCTGGGGGACGACCCCGGCACCGACGCGGCCCGCGTTCGGAAACTGCTCGACCGGCCGCGGCGGCTCCTCGCGGCGATCCTCCTGCTCAACACGATCGTCAACGTCGGCGCGGCGATCCTGTCGACGCAGCTCATGCTCGCGGCGAGCGTGGCGTTCGCGTGGGAGCCGTGGGTGGCCCTCACCGCCAACGTCGTCGGGCTGACGTTCATCCTCCTCGTAACGAGCGAGATCGCGCCGAAGCTGATCGCCAGCCGGCAGCCGGTTCGGTTCGCGCGGACGGTGTCGGGCCCGCTCACGCCGTTCATCCGTTTCGTCACGCCGCTGGCGGACCTCCTGGCCGCGCTCGCCTCGGCGGTCCAGTCGCGGTTCCGGCACGAGGCCGAGCCCCTGTCCTCCGACGACATCAAATCGATGGCCGACGTCGGCGAGGCCGAGGGCTCGATCGGCGAGGAGGAGCGGGCGCTGATTCACTCGATCGTCGAGTTCGGCGAGACGACGGTCCGCGAGGTGATGGTCAGCCGCGTCGACATGCAGGCTCTGGGCGCCGACGCGAGCCTCGACGAGGCGCTCGGGCTCATCCGCGAGAGCGGCCACTCGCGGTTCCCCCTCTTCCGCGAGCACCTCGACAACGTGCTCGGCGTGGTCTACGCCAAGGACCTCCTCCCGTCGCTCGACGGGGAGGGCACGACGCCCGACTGGGAGGCGATCGCCCGCCGCCCGCTCTTCGTGCCCCCGACCAAGACGCTCGACGACATGCTCGCCGACTTCCAGGGCTCGAGCACGCACATGGCGATCGTCGTCGACGAGTACGGCGGGACGGCCGGCCTCGTGACGCTCGAGGACCTGCTGGAGGAGGTCGTCGGTGAGATCCGCGACGAGCTCGACGTCGACGACGACCGGCTGGTGCACGCCGTCGAGCCCGGCGTCTTCCGCGCCGAGGCCCGGATCGACCTCGACGACCTCGCCGAGGCGGTCGGGGTCGAGCTCGACACGGACGACTTCGACTTCGAGACGCTCGGCGGGCTCATCCTCCACCTCGCCGGCGACATCCCGTCGCCGGGCGACGAGGTGCGCCATGAGGGTCTGGTCCTCCGCGTCGAGTCGGTCGAGGACAACCGGATCCTCGACGTCCGGGTGGAGACCGTGCCGGAGCCCGAGACGCCGGAGGCGTAG
- a CDS encoding HAD family hydrolase, translated as MSLDFDRIDALVFDIDGTLADTDDHLVDQIASVLDAVPFVSGRRATKLARQLVMGAETPVNAAYGMLDKLGLDDEFSRVKGRTKDLVERAREQRQRRAERPAGAADEVPHDMVPDVEEMLHALAERYPISAMSTGGESRIRAFLEHHGVLEHFSAVAGAQTTPRMKPYPDPLLYCAEAMGVAPERCLVIGDTTVDMRTARAGGAQAVGVLCGFGTEEELRREGAALILATTSDLLGVLAPSEDEIEGSAEPAAEADEDAAVRSHSEAGETPEA; from the coding sequence ATGTCTCTCGACTTCGACCGCATCGATGCCCTCGTCTTCGACATCGACGGAACGCTGGCCGACACCGATGACCACCTCGTGGACCAGATCGCGAGCGTCCTCGACGCCGTCCCGTTCGTGAGCGGACGGCGGGCGACAAAGCTCGCCCGGCAGCTCGTGATGGGCGCCGAAACGCCGGTAAACGCGGCGTACGGGATGCTCGACAAGCTCGGCCTCGACGACGAGTTCTCCCGCGTCAAGGGGAGGACCAAAGACCTCGTCGAGCGCGCCCGCGAGCAGCGCCAGCGCCGCGCCGAACGGCCCGCGGGGGCCGCCGACGAGGTCCCGCACGACATGGTCCCGGACGTCGAGGAGATGCTCCACGCCCTCGCCGAGCGGTACCCGATCAGCGCGATGTCGACCGGTGGCGAGTCTCGGATTCGGGCGTTCCTGGAACACCACGGCGTCCTGGAGCACTTCTCCGCAGTGGCCGGGGCGCAGACGACGCCGCGCATGAAGCCGTACCCCGACCCGCTTCTCTATTGCGCCGAGGCCATGGGCGTCGCGCCCGAGCGGTGTCTCGTCATCGGCGACACGACCGTCGACATGCGGACGGCTCGGGCCGGGGGCGCCCAGGCCGTCGGCGTGCTCTGCGGGTTCGGGACGGAGGAGGAACTCCGGCGCGAAGGCGCCGCCCTCATCCTCGCCACGACGTCGGACCTCCTCGGCGTGCTGGCACCGTCGGAGGACGAGATCGAGGGGAGCGCCGAGCCGGCCGCCGAGGCGGACGAGGACGCCGCCGTCCGCAGCCACTCCGAGGCGGGGGAGACCCCAGAGGCCTAG